A segment of the Anopheles cruzii chromosome 2, idAnoCruzAS_RS32_06, whole genome shotgun sequence genome:
AGCTAGCTAAGTGTGGCGCAGATGCTGGAACCCTAGCCGGAACCTGCacctgcagcaacagcacctgCACCGGTTGGTACTTAAGCATACATTATGCATAGTGCACCACGCCCCGGCAAGGTGCACCGCGGGCCCGGCGAGCTCTGGCAATAATCCTGGCCTTTAAAAAAGGCGAACCCAAGTACTGCGCCACTGCCGCAAAGCCGACAGACCAAAGCGACCCAGCGGCCCCATCTCAAGAGCGCAGGGTGCGCCGTTAATGCAGCGCCATTTGTCGAAGCAGTAAGTGATGGTTTGTTGCACTGTGCCAGCCGGGTCCAGGGACTGCACTCGGTTGCTGCAATTATAATTGGTCGGGGGTCTGTCTTCCGCTGGACGTGGAATAAATCTTTCGCATCCAGTCGACCAAGCCCACCGATTAACTACTGCATCCCACGTAATTAATCATGCGTCCACTGGAGCTGATGTCCTGATGTGGGCTCGATTCTCGAGTAACGGCAGcggcaaaaaaacacggaCCGAGAGCAACCTGTGACAAACACAGACACGCACGCCCCGaaaaggaataaaataaagcaaacaaaaaactaataCACTCTCTCGCCGGTGGGCTACATAAATCAATTCGCACACAAacagccgggcccgggcgcaAATAAATCGCACCACAATCGGGTCGAGCCAGGTCGAGATTTGGagtttcccaaaaaaaatcgccaaACCCCGCGGCGAAccaaaatttatgtttccgtCCGCGGCATCCGGGTTGAAACAATTCGCACTTCATCTGCCGCCAGTTCCGCCGGGGTGGATAAAAATTATAGCACCACCAGACCAGAAGGAGGCGCCACCAGAGCGCGGCCAAAACCGCGAAACgagcaccaaccaaccaacaccgCCGCAACGCGATTCAaattcgcgcgcgcggcatTTGATTTGTGTGTTGCTTTGAAGCGCGACCTGGCCCGAAAAGGAAGTCAATCCTGCccagtgtgtgtatgtgtgtgtgtacacaTACCACTCAAGACTATACTTATGCACGGAGTGAATTGTGAGTTGCTCAGCTCACCCTAACAGCAACCCCATacattgcatacatttaggcgcgCCTGTCACCACATCCGTTTAAGGGGGGGATTTCAGTGCTAGGGGACGGAAAAAAGCGCAACGAGTGCTTACGATcacggtctgtgtgtgtgtgtttgaatgtGTGAGTgagagtgcgtgtgtgttgatttACGAAATTGAATTACCTTTCAAATTCCAAAGGCCACCGTTAATCCTATCAATCAATCGCCAATTCGATCCGAATCCACTGCGCGCCCTATTTGTTTAactctgtgtgtttgtgtaagTAAGCAAGGAAAACGTAGAGgggaaagaagcgaaaatgaaaaacattgGCATAACCACCACGGCGAACAGGCTTCCGGCTTCGGAAATCGATCGGAAAGCAAGAAACTCGACGGAAAGGGTTGAGCCTTGGGTTGGAGCGCGCTGGAGCGCAGGAAAGACGAACTTttccacacacccacacacacacacaaccagaCAGCCTGCCGCCCTCCAACACATGGTCGTTCATTCCTTAAAATcctgtcccggcccggccgggtacagcgaaaagttttccaataaaataaCGTTCGagcaaattgaaatgttttcgaACTCGTAATTtaacggatcggatcggcactggtgccggtgccgagcaTGAGGTCGACGTTACGGCCAGCGGCCAAAATCCGTCACATCGAAAAACATTACATCCCCATCCCCAGTTCGGTGCCCCGGAGTCcaaccacccagccagccacccagccagccagccagccaccaacTCGACTAATGTGTTGCGAAAATTTACTTTCCAAACACCCGACCCCAGGAGCGTGTgtgacagaaagagaaagagagagcgagagagagagagattgtaATCAGCTTTAAACGAGGACGAAATTGGTGCACAAAAAGGAGGTGCTGCCAACATAAACACACGATGAGGCAACTTTAGCACACCGGTGCGCTACGTCATCAATAAAGCATTAAGGGCAGAGCGCACTCTGCGAGGCAGAAAATCAATGTATGTTGTATGTtgtatttaaacaaaaaaaaacagcaacatgcGGCAACCACATACCACGAGGGCGTAAATATTTTAAGCactttttcggtcggttcgttggTTTCTGCTTTACTTCACGCTCCGCtcccggcatcggcatcgctTAGGGGGAGTTTGATGGCTTTTCGATTCAATCGGTCCAGGGGAAGCCAAAGAAATGCCTAAATGTTTAATGAATGAGCGCACATACGTGGGGACGGGACACGTTATTTTAAAGCCAATTGTCACCTCACTAAAGTTAATAACCGGCGGTGATAATTGGAATTGAAAACAGCAGGACAGTAATCCTTTCCATTTGCAATGAACGCTCCTCGACGACCTACAGACGTTCACAAACCTTTAATTTGGGTTTTGAGTTTAATCAGTTTGCTTTTTCAGGTTTTACATTCCGTCATGCCAGCGGATCAACCGATAAATCCGtcaaaatttattacattttagAGCGTGTTGAATTGGCAATACAGAAGTCCTTGTCAATATTATCTCGTTAGACGTTAGACGTTAGAAAGACTCGTCCTATCGTTCCTATAGCGGCGTAAGCAAAGTGACAGACATGCAAGCAAAAGGGAACTTCAATCCGggcatttccatttttcggaTTATGTCATTTCTTGCTTTTGGCTGAAGTTCTTCCTTCGAAAGTTTGCAAGCGCGATCTTTTACTTTTCAATACCTTCCAATAAACCCATGGATTCCTAACGAGAGTAtgcttataactcaaaaactATTTATTCTAAATTTATTACATCCCAGTCCTAAGTCAagtgaatacggtggttgCGGAACGATGTGGATCGAATTGATGCAAAACGTTTTTGGCACGTTTATGGCACCAATCGACATTTCCATTTCTAAGGGGACTGTCAATCGACTATTTCGGAGGAACAATtcattgattttattgacacGTAGCTCATCCCTTCATGTTGATGGTCGTCCTGGCTATTACATATCACAATTACAAATAAGTCTAAAATCAAAATTCTccttactttttggccacactGTTAATTTACTACTGTTACTCCAACGAAAGtcattttcaaataaatttaaatcaaatgtCGAATGCTTTCATGTTTACACTGAGGCACTTCAGAGCGTGCAACGAGATGTACTacatcgccaccgatcgacgtGGCAAACTATCGTCAAGATGGATGAgagtttaaatttttttcttcccacacAAACCTGGCACCAGTTGATGCAACAGGTTTGCTACTCCCTCTGCATCGTTGCAAGTCCCAAAGCAAGGAAAAGCTTTCAAACACCAACCAGAAGCCACACCGTGAGCCGTAGAATCAATGTTCATTAGGACTGGCAAAGATCCCTCGACAGTGCACATTACTACTAGTGATTGTCGTCGACCAATGACAGGACGAGAGGCTGTTTGTCCACCCTACAGAGCCGCGAAACGAAGTAAAGTGCAGCGTCTCAGCGCTTAGACACGGGCAGCGTATTGTAAACGCAATTAACCTCACAAACGATGCAactccggtgtgtgttgggtttgTCAGTTCATAGAACATCGTGGCGTTCGGGCTCTGACGATGTCTCAGAATTTCGGTACGCGACCGTTCTCTAGTGCTtggtgaaattaaaatgtgtcCCAGAGAGTGCTGTGCGCCTGTAGCCCCATAAAGTAGGGTTCATTGAAAAACATACGTTCACATTTGGTAGCGCAGTTTACTCGGGTACTCTACTTGAACCAGGTATGCGCCGTATGTTGCCGCCGGATCTACTCTCTACTTGATGATGGGACTCACCCGCGAGGGCTCATAGGTGCGGACTTTACTGagtcgttttcgaaaataaaagcaaTGTCAAAACAACCAGCTATTACTGTGGTACTGTCTTTGTTATCAGACGTTGGTTGAGGACGATTTAATGAACAAGGGCAGAAAACAATGGCAATGAAGCAGCAAACATTCCCACGCAGACAGCATCTGAACTCATTTTGAGTCGTCGGGTAGAGTCGAATTGTAGAGGCAAAGCCACAGTACCAAGGTATAAACCATGTTTTCGAACATATGTTCCATTGTTTGTTGATAATCGGGAAACTTCAGAAAACAGTACTCTAACGTCAAGTCAATTTAGATACAACAAACTACTCGTTCGTATAGAAACGATGGCCCGCATCGTGTGACCAAACAATTGTTAAACTGAGGCgtcgaaaaaaatgaaaaaccacTCCCGTTCTTTGCCGATTTTCCCGATTAGCTTTTCCGCCCGGCTAAATTACCAATTTGACCTCTCCAAACAGCACGCGGGCGAACAGATGGAAAAACTGCAACCGCATGCAACAGACCTTCCTGTCAAGAGCGAAACGAAGTTCAACCAACCGACACGGAAAGTTTTCGTGTCCGGCCGATGGGTAGCGTAGCCCTCCAACCAGGGCCCCCCAAACTGGCACAGTGTGACAAACACACCAAGTTTGCCGATCTAAGTTGTCTAGTCATAAAAGGACAGACAGACAGGGAGTGCTGCAAAGAATTTGCTCAACGACGCAAACCCAAGAGTTAACTTCAGAACTGAAAATGATggtaaaacaacaacaacggcccgATCCGTTTTCTTCTAAGATtagaaaacaacataaaaaggaGTTCGTAGAACGacgctgcaccgattaatcgattTCTAAGCGAAACACGTCAGTTCGAGCCCTGATAattgcatcaacttgagtgcaaaacatTGAGTTGGTGAATGATACGACTCTGGttgttctaataataataaataaataataataacaaaaactATGTCTATGTCGGCTTCTATCTATTTCTGGAATATCATCGGCAGTACCTTGTCCAATGTTCCAATGGTCGTTTGCGCGACATTCATCCTTCCTGGCTGTGGCGTTTCTCGAAAAGTTTCAGTTCAGGTCTCAAGTTTTGCAGTGCCCCACCAAGCTCCGGCTCCGTCTGGTGGGCCAGGGATGGCCGGAGCACCGACGAACAACCCAAAAAGCCGGCAGTAAATAATGActagattgtttttttttacgtctCCGCACGGCGAAGATGCGGAACACGTCACGAACACTCACGAGCAAGAACACTGCGCCAATCAGAACTGGCTCCGGGTACAGGGCTGCAGTTGGAGTCAACgaaatcaacagcaacagcatcatgTGCCGGGGAACCACTCCAAAAACCCGCCGTTGCGATAAGAAAGACGCCACGCTACGGAAACATTATGGCAACACATGCAACACACAGAACCCGttcctgctgcctgcctgtccCGGACGGCCCCCCTAATCCTGCCCCCCGGTGGGGACGGGGTGCTGccggaacgaacggacggacggagttTATAATTTGATAAAAAGTCAACGATAAATTAACGTCCGCTTTTGACGTTGCTGAAATGAATCTCAAGCGATTCCCCGGACCAGTGCGAGTCTCTGTGCGGGACGAGGAACACCGATGCCACCGTTTAGCTCGATTGACCTCACGTCCCCCGCCAAACGGTGGCACCCCCGCTGGTGGTCTTCCAGCGGCCCCACAAATCCGTACCATCGTCTGCTaagcttgctgctgctgctgctggatgatgCACTTTGGCTAATGCTGGTGAGCGTTTTATAGAGCCGATGGTAGAGGTAGAGAGCTTGAAGCGAAATTAGTCTCACTTCCCGCATTCACCGACCACAGCTGCTGCACTGCCGCAGAGCTTTACACAGATTCGGGTTGTGCCGGCCGGTGCTCGGCCGAGAAAAATTCCTCTCACTTCATAAATAGCTTCGAATCTAATGGGGATGTGTTTTGCCTTCAGCCATCAGAGTCCGGGGAATGgaaaaccaccaacaccgaaACCCTTAACCGGCACCAGCTTGCTCTGGAATCAGCCGCTTCCTGCCACCCGCCTGCCCGGAACTCATCTGCAGCATCCATAGCTTGTTCGGgtcgccggaccggaccagaaGGATTAGTCGTCATGGTTGTGGTGCACAAGCGCGCACAAGATTCGCCGTCCCGTGCTCCCATCGATAACAATCAGTGacttttgaattattttactGGCTTTATCCGCTTAGAGAAAGTAATAAGTCTCCCTGGTGTACCACACGAGAGTACCGGGCCATGGTCGGACCATAATTTGGactccagcaccaccagacTGCTGGGGTGTTATGGGTTGCTTTACTCGCTTTTTATTCAGACCCGTGCTCAGACCCCCTCCGGTCGGAGTCGGCTCGCCGGGACCGAACACTTTGAATGTAACAGTTTGGACCGAGATGGGTGAGGCGCTTCTAGAAGGAACTACCGTCAGTGGGAATTTCGACCGGGTGGACGGGAAAGAAATGCTGATCGGTCGCAAACTGACCCTGACCATCTATCAAGATTATGCACCACGGTGTAGGTACGTAAATTGCTTGTCTAAATGTATAACCGGCTCCAACCGACTGGCAGGAGTTGGGAAGTCGAAAGACATTTCAATTAGAAATTGTTGTGGATAGCGTTGCCGTTGTTTAGCACTGCCACAGAAGCCCGAGCAGGTGATAAGCTGAACAGCATcattgaaacatattttctacTCTCCATTTGGTTAGATAATAGGTTGGACTATGTACACGGGGTACATTTTCGTATCCGGAATCGCGCATCTGATGCTCCATAAATAGTTAGGTAAGTTCTTGTGAGGTTGTCCGAAATTCGACTTGAAGTGGGATTGGAAAGCCCTTCAAACCCCTGACTGAAACCTGGTGATAGGTCTTTGCAACACCCTGGCTGCTTGATTGCAAACCACAACCGTTTCCCGTTCTCGAAAATCTGGATTCGTTAGCCAAATCTTGTATCTCACTGCTGAAATGGGTGGACCATCTCTATCGGGCAATGTTGTGTACATCCTCGTCCCCGGAGGGCTCCTACAATCAAGCGGCGGTCAGAAAGCGGAGCTCATCAACATATCAAAGAGGAGGTTTACCCTCGGATTCTGGGAACTGATTCCCTATCGTCAGAATGGGCCCCGGTCCGGAAGCTGTTCTTCATCTTAAGCAGCAGCTTCGACACGCTACTCATCTGGGTAGCGACCTATAGTGTTAGTGTTAATTTAACTAGCAGGGCCGCGGCACAGAAAGCATGGAACTAAATTTAAAGCTTCATAGACCGAATGTTTTGAAAGGGATTTCAATGATAGGACTTACCTGAATGATTTATGATAATGTATTTACTAATTACGCTATACACGTATCATCGTACAGTCAAACATTAACAATATGCATGGCTAAGATATGTCACTACTTTGCTACACAATTTCGATACCACTAGTTACTATTCGTCACATCAGTCTGGTCCACTGTAATTTGACACTCCGCTCGATTAAACATAAGAACCACGGAACACCTCAAACCCTAGCCAATCGAGGTAATGGCTAACGTTCGTGTAGACCCCAGGCACACCTTGCTTTCCACAGCTGAGCCACCCGAAGCTGGTGATACCGGCCAAGTACCACACACCGTCCAGGGACTCCATCAGTGGACCGCCGGAGTCTCCGTggcacgtgtcttggccctCGATTCCTCCTGCACAAATGTGACCCTCGCCGATTCCGTTGTCATCGGGCACGGGGTACGCCTTCCGGCACCGTTCCTTATCGAACTGGTTTAGCTGGATCTTCTGCAGCACATGTGTCATGCTGTCCGATTCTGtacgaaaaaacgaaaaagaaaaatttgtCAATCTAAACCAGTGACAGTCGACACGATCGTCACACCAACCTGCCGAAGTAGCACCCCATCCAGCCGCCATATACTCCGCAGGGGCGTCTTCGACTAAACTTCGTGGCAAACAAATCGGTGCTACGAACTCATTCAACTCCACCTCTCCGACCAACTCGATGAGGGCAATATCATGCAGATGGGCCGCCACATTGACCGCGTACTCGGGATACAGCGTAGCGCGGACAACTTGATAGTCCTTGCGACAGACCCGCCGGTCACCGACGCTCTTGCAATCGCTTCTTCCCCGATGGTTCTTGAAGTTCCACTCGCCCAACCGCACGGAGTCACTGGAAGAGATTGACGAAGATCAGTTAACGAACGCACGATTTGGGACTGGCCCGACTCACAGAACTTGGaattttttcttcgccgccgtAAAACAGTGAGCCGCCGACAGCACGAATCGGCGGTTAATAAGTGAACCGGCACAAGACATGTACAGCTTGCCGTTCCGGGCCCGAAACCGTAACAGGGCCAGCCACGGGAATTCGGCGATCACGCTGTTATCGCCACCGTAGATCCGGGTTCCGAAGCCCACCATGGGGCCACAGTTGGGCTCGCTCAAGAGACGCGGACAGCACACCAACAACGGATCGGTTTCGTTCGTAGCGCTACACTTCAGGCCCTCCAGGTAGTCGGTGTCTTGAAAGCGGTGCGATGGCATGGCGATGAAATCCCTCACATACATACAGTTGCGCACCGGAACACACACTCCCGGTGCGCCTTTCGGAGTGCTACAAGCTGACGAAGCGTGCACTGAAACCGACCACAACGTCGGACagatcaccagcagcagcagcagcagcgggttcGTTCGATCCGCCATCTCGTTGATAGGAGTGCGCGTGGAACACAATCAATGAGACTTCACTAACACTGCCTATCGCTACGACTGCTGATTGTGGACTGGCGAGATGAGTGATCGTGTATACCAATCAAGCGCAGCTCTGCTTTGATGAATCAGCGATAATACGCACTCAGAGTTCCATTTGTTTGGCCTTGTCTGGCTAGCGAGCCGCTGACACTCgctcgtaaaaataaattaaaatattgaaaactgATTTTCATGACCGTTCCTTATCGAACTGGCTTAGCTGGATCTTCTGCAGCGCAACTGGGCAATATAGTTCAGGAACTGCATAAAAATTCATTTCTTTGAAAATTCTTttaaaaagtaaagaaaagaaaaggtcaataatgaaacataaaaatataaatgaatAACAAAACATACGAAACGACTAGtaaaaaaacggtgaaaaaaaacaagaacatGCACAACAAAAAGTAGCACAAACAAAGTACAGCTGAACCTCCCAGAAATCACGAATACGTATCGTCAGGAGATGAAACACCGTATGCATAATAACAGTTGCAGCACATTTACCGCTAGTTAAATGTAACAATGTATGGCAAATTAACggaataattttaattttaatttttaaattttaacacCAAACGTCTCAGTCAAAAACAGTTTAACATGCTTAAACATGCCGATAGAAAAGCACACGTTTGACCATCTCGATCCGGCAAACTCTCGTTAGCGAGCTCATGGTACTTCCCTTTGGATCCCTCTCGTGCTACGAGTTCAAcacaaatttgcatacatcTGAGAccatgttttaattaaaacttaaTTGTTACGGTACGTCGCAGAAAAAAGGCCTGCAGATCGTAGAGCCCGTAAAAAATTGATtacgaaaaaaaggcaaacctCCGAATCATAAGCCAAAGccgctagagagagagagacagagagggagagttcATACGACTCACaccggccaccatcaccggcgcCCATCTGTCTTCATCATTTTTGAGAAAAATTCACCCTTCTATGGAAGGATGGTGTCCACTTAGGCCACGTGCACATGCTTTCGGCACGCTTCTCCGTGTGTCCTGGAAGTCCTAGGTAGGCAAGGTCCCCGACGAGAACGGCGTCTTCTTtcctcggttccggtgcagcaCGGATTGACCTGTCAGCAGGACCAGCAGTACAAGTGGTTTGCGGTAATTTGTggaacccctttttcggcCACTCTCCGGATCCGGTCTGGTCTCACCAGGCGCAAAGTATAAGACCGACATGGTCCAGCCCTGCACGGGCTCCGTTTATCTCATCGAGTGGAACCCCTTTTGCCtaaacacggccacggcccatTGCCGGGCGTCCAATCATGTTTTAATTCAACTTTATCCCTTGTTAATTGGAACGAACCTAACGATATTTTTCGAGCAGTACGCTTTTTTCGccctctttctatctctctctctccctctctctctccctctgtaTCTATCTCTCTGGCATTCATCGCCTTGGCATCCTTTTAGGAATTTTCGCTTGGACGCTGCAGTTTTTTTGCTCCAAAGTCTCGGCTTTTGGCTTCAATCACCGATAGGGATTAACGGTAACGGCAAAGTACTGTCGATCCGGCGATCCGAGTAGCCGCAATGAGCTacaatgaagaaaaaaacgtcgGGAACAAGCTAACAGCAGAATAGTTCGCCCTTATACATGCCAACGATGACCATCAATTTATGAAACATCATTGAAAGTTGTTGGACGGCCCTTTTTCCGTGTTATGGACTAGCGtcagaaaaaggaaacgatcCTTACGATCGGTGGAATCGGTACATCGACCGAACTCACCACTGCCAACGAACGTGTGTAGTAATGCAACTATTCTTCGTTAGGTGAGATTGACCGTTAGTTAATTGAGATTGAAGAGTTTTCGGGCTTACGTTATAGTTTGTTTTGTATCCGCGATATTGAACACATACCTAAGTGCGGATTTCGAAGGAACTAAAATTCGATTGAGTTTGTTCTGGGATGTAAGGGCTACTGGAAAGTTTTGTCCGTGTTTTGTGTAGAAAAGCTCATATGGTAAAATGGTGCCTTATGGTAAAAGATTGGTCATTTTGggtaatcaatcaatttttgaaagctgtttagcttggacaagatttggctcatcgtcgatttttgtgtactccacaaacaacaaacaagtaAAATTGGAAACTAGTGTTATGAATTGTTGTTATTAAAACGAACCAAAGTTCTAGATAGCATATTCATTTGtacaaatatttattgccGAAAGGGTTCCATTCGACGCAAACACATTGGGTCAACTCGAGTAGTAAATGTGAATTCTATAATGATGAAGTAGTTTTGGGTATATGCTCAAAAAGGTAACAGCATTTTACTACCATTGCCATAAGCATTACGTAATAAAGTTTTCGCGTTAATGCTTCTAAGTTATCCTATCAGGCTACCGAGTGATGAATATCTTTCACGTGATACTACACAACATGCCCATATTTCTGTGTTTTATCCGCTCACTTTTCCGCGTATCATAACCATGCTGAAGAACATGTTGTTAAGTTGAACCATTTCAATGAATCATGCAAAATTGGGTGGCACGAGATGAACAAAGGACAGTTGTAAGCGGGACAACATTTTTCCTGCTTTATTGTGATTCTTTTCCGTAATCTTCCCATTCATTGACACACCTCTGGCaacaaagtgcaacaaaaGGGTAACAATTTGCTCAACGAAATTATATCCGTGCCCGTAGAGCATCCTTTACCCTGGCCCCAAAAGTCACACATCCTTTGGCGACCAATCATGCGGAGGAGATACTTCGCGATTCTGCGTAGGCCTCGAAAGTTCGTTGTTTATTCAAAGCACAAAGCATTCGACGTTTATGATTTAAATATGAGCAGATTGCATTGTTCGGTAAGGTTCCATGGCCATTAGTCGCTGGTCGCATCATCAAAAGGAAGTTCGCTCGGCACAGTAAGTTGAACCACCTAAAATTCCCCGTGCCATTGTGCCGTGTAAGCATAATCTTCCCAACCTGGACCGCCAAGCATTATCTTGGCGGTGTGTAGATTATGCTGCCTGTGCTTCGCAGTGGCATGAGAAGTTGTGAATTTACCCAAGTAGATATTTGTCCCGTGCGCTCGTACCAGGTGCACATTACACCAAACAATAGAATCGAGCAATGTCGACACAAAGGCAtggtttgtttgccaaaaCAATGCCCATGCCATGTTGGACTAAATGTGATACACGAAGCTCTCTGGCAATCTATTCTGTACGGCGCTTCATTCAAGTCATGCTGTAAGAATTTGTTGAAGGACAAAATGTGAGAGTAATGTTCTCAATAAATGAATGCGGTACTTCTCGTGCAGCTTACTCTCAGCTGAATGTACTGTTGACGATAATACGTATCGGTAAATCGTTCGTGTATCGGTAAAAACGAGACGCGGATAATGATGCCGCAGATGATGGGACAGTGTTGCCATAGTCAGATGGGGCGAAACTTGTGCGTAACTATTATATAAATGTGTT
Coding sequences within it:
- the LOC128278737 gene encoding CLIP domain-containing serine protease B14-like, producing MADRTNPLLLLLLVICPTLWSVSVHASSACSTPKGAPGVCVPVRNCMYVRDFIAMPSHRFQDTDYLEGLKCSATNETDPLLVCCPRLLSEPNCGPMVGFGTRIYGGDNSVIAEFPWLALLRFRARNGKLYMSCAGSLINRRFVLSAAHCFTAAKKKFQVLDSVRLGEWNFKNHRGRSDCKSVGDRRVCRKDYQVVRATLYPEYAVNVAAHLHDIALIELVGEVELNEFVAPICLPRSLVEDAPAEYMAAGWGATSAESDSMTHVLQKIQLNQFDKERCRKAYPVPDDNGIGEGHICAGGIEGQDTCHGDSGGPLMESLDGVWYLAGITSFGWLSCGKQGVPGVYTNVSHYLDWLGFEVFRGSYV